A genomic region of Vitis vinifera cultivar Pinot Noir 40024 chromosome 7, ASM3070453v1 contains the following coding sequences:
- the LOC100247725 gene encoding wee1-like protein kinase isoform X1, whose protein sequence is MKGTLARHLTVQLGQVSRCQNLLESESTVDNIDADVDDKDFILSQDFFCTPDYITPDGQNILNGLDCNKDNIPCPKSPEKLKTSRIKRKREDDTLLDSPNSTLFDQPILELEKDTFGTDEVKVEKAIVTGSQKNQSYVSQSAVALRCRVMPPPCLKNPYLKNASETDIDPFGNRRSKYSGFFPALIGGDGLSRYHTDFHEIEQIGDGNFSRVFKVLKRIDGCMYAVKHSTRPLHQDTERRKALMEVQALAVLGSHENIVGYYTSWFENEKLYIQMELCDHSLSIKRSSHLFTEGEVLEAMHQIAKALQFTHEKGIAHLDVKPDNIYVKDGVYKLGDFGCATLLDRSLPIDEGDARYMPQEILNDNYDHLDKVDMFSLGAAIYELIRGSHLPESGYQFLNLREGKLPLLPGYSLQFQNLLKAMLDPDPVQRPSAKELVENPIFDRLQRNAKTK, encoded by the exons ATGAAGGGTACCCTAGCAAGGCATTTGACGGTTCAGCTAGGTCAAGTTTCTCGCTGCCAGAACCTTCTGGAATCGGAATCCACCGTCGATAACATCGACGCTGATGTCGACGACAAAGATTTCATTCTCAGCCAAGACTTCTTCTG CACTCCTGACTACATCACTCCTGATGgtcaaaatattttgaatggtCTGGATTGCAACAag GATAACATCCCGTGCCCCAAGTCTCCGGAGAAGCTAAAGACTTCAAGAATCAAAAGGAAGAGAGAGG ATGATACCTTATTAGATTCTCCCAATTCCACCTTGTTTGATCAACCAATATTGGAGCTAGAAAAAGACACTTTTGGTACGGATGAAGTTAAGGTGGAGAAAGCAATAGTAACTGGATCACAAAAGAATCAAAGTTATGTTTCACAATCTGCAGTTGCCTTACGGTGTCGGGTTATGCCCCCTCCTTGCTTAAAGAACCCATATCTGAAGAATGCTTCTGAAACTGACATAGATCCTTTTGGAAATCGAAGATCAAAATATTCAG GTTTTTTCCCTGCACTTATTGGTGGAGATGGCCTTTCCCGATATCACACAGATTTCCATGAGATTGAG CAAATTGGTGATGGGAACTTCAGTCGTGTTTTCAAGGTTCTGAAGAGAATTGATGGTTGCATGTATGCAGTGAAACATAGCACAAGACCATTGCATCAAGACACAGAAAG GAGGAAAGCTTTGATGGAAGTTCAAGCTTTGGCAGTTTTAG GATCTCATGAAAACATTGTAGGTTACTACACTTCATGGTTTGAAAATGAGAAACTCTATATTCAAATGGAGCTTTGTGATCACAGCTTATCCATCAAGAGATCTTCCCACTTGTTCACAGAAGGGGAAGTCCTGGAAGCTATGCATCAg ATTGCCAAGGCCTTGCAATTTACACATGAGAAAGGAATAGCTCACCTAGATGTAAAACCTGATAACATTTATGTCAAAGATGGTGTTTACAAACTTGGTGATTTTGGTTGTGCAACACTTCTTGATAGAAGCCTTCCTATTGATGAAGGTGATGCGCGTTATATGCCACAAGAAATCTTGAATGACAACTACGACCATCTTGACAAGGTTGACATGTTCTCCTTGGGAGCTGCTATCTATGAACTTATTAGAGGCTCACACTTGCCTGAATCAGGATATCAGTTTTTGAATCTTAGAGAGGGAAAACTGCCACTTCTTCCTGGCTATTCTTTGCAATTCCAGAACTTACTCAAG GCAATGCTGGATCCAGATCCAGTTCAGCGGCCTTCAGCTAAAGAACTAGTagaaaatccaatttttgaCAGGCTCCAAAGAAATGCCAAAACCAAGTAA
- the LOC100232991 gene encoding KUP1, whose product MSSDVVNSPDGTHDQGLTSKKLSWGKLRRMDSLDMESGTVHGHSHHGSRGTKNWSVILHLAFQSIGIVYGDIGTSPLYVYASTFTDGVKHNDDILGVLSLIFYTLTLIPLFKYVLIVLKANDNGDGGTFALYSLICRYAKVGLIPSQQAEDREVSNFRLELPSKSLQRASKLKSKLEKSNFAKFFLLFATMLGTSMVIGDGVLTPCISVLSAVDGIKAATDSMTEDRIVWISVAILVCLFMVQRFGTDKVGYSFAPIICVWFALIGGIGVYNFIKFDPTVVKAINPKYIIDYFTRNKKQAWISLGGIVLAITGTEALFADVGHFTVQSIQLSMCTVTYPALVLAYTGQASFLRKHHEDVGDLFFKSIPHRLYWPMFVVAVSASIIASQAMISGTFSIIQQSLSLGCFPRVKIVHTSTKYEGQVYIPEVNYLLMLACVGVTLGFKTTTKIGNAYGIAVVFVMTLTSSFLVLVMIMIWKTHILLVISYVVVIGSIELLYLSSVLYKFDQGGYLPLAFALVLMTIMYIWNDVYRRKYYYDLDHKISPEMVKELVASTHFSRIPGLAIFYSELVHGIPPIFKHYMENVPALHSVLVFVSIKSLPISKVPMEERFLFRRVNPDDLYVFRCVVRYGYTDVRSEEEPFERLLVERLKEFIREEMMMTPTLTHSNEDMVSGELQDGLINGEKESEESKQIDEERRQEDVDKDIEAIDRAARAGVVHFIGENEVIAEKGSKLGKKVLINVGYNILKKNLRQTEKVFDIPHKRMLKVGMIYEL is encoded by the exons ATGTCTTCTGATGTGGTAAACAGCCCTGACGGGACCCATGATCAAGGCCTCACATCAAAGAAACTCTCATGGGGAAAACTACGTCGTATGGACTCCTTAGATATGGAGTCCGGGACTGTCCATGGCCATAGCCACCATGGCTCCAGG GGCACCAAGAACTGGTCTGTGATACTGCACCTGGCGTTTCAGAGCATTGGAATAGTGTATGGGGACATTGGAACTTCGCCTTTGTACGTGTATGCAAGCACTTTCACTGATGGTGTCAAACATAATGATGATATTCTGGGGGTTCTTTCTCTCATCTTCTACACCCTCACCCTCATCCCTCTCTTCAAGTACGTCTTGATTGTTTTGAAGGCCAACGATAATGGCGATG GAGGGACATTTGCTTTGTATTCTCTTATATGCCGATATGCCAAGGTGGGGTTGATCCCTAGTCAACAGGCTGAGGACAGAGAAGTCTCCAATTTCCGGTTGGAGCTGCCTAGTAAAAGCCTGCAGAGGGCATCAAAGCTCAAGTCTAAGCTAGAGAAGAGCAACTTTGCTAAGTTCTTTCTGTTGTTTGCTACAATGCTTGGCACTTCCATGGTGATTGGTGATGGTGTCCTCACTCCTTGCATCTCAG TTTTATCTGCTGTGGATGGCATCAAGGCAGCCACAGATTCAATGACGGAAG ATAGGATTGTTTGGATATCGGTAGCCATCTTGGTATGCCTCTTCATGGTACAAAGATTTGGAACTGACAAAGTTGGCTACAGTTTTGCTCCAATAATCTGTGTTTGGTTCGCATTAATTGGTGGCATTGGGGTCTACAACTTCATCAAGTTTGATCCAACAGTCGTTAAAGCCATTAATCCCAAGTACATCATCGATTACTTCACAAGGAACAAGAAACAAGCCTGGATTTCCCTTGGTGGGATCGTTCTCGCCATTACAG GGACGGAGGCGCTGTTTGCTGATGTTGGCCACTTCACAGTTCAATCGATACAGTTAAGTATGTGCACTGTCACATACCCTGCTCTTGTATTGGCATACACTGGACAAGCCTCTTTTCTCCGGAAACACCATGAGGATGTTGGTGATCTTTTCTTCAAGTCCATACCAC ATCGTCTGTACTGGCCGATGTTTGTTGTGGCTGTGTCCGCGTCGATCATTGCTAGTCAAGCAATGATTTCTGGGACTTTCTCCATAATTCAGCAGTCACTCTCATTGGGGTGTTTTCCTCGAGTAAAGATTGTGCATACATCAACTAAGTATGAAGGGCAAGTGTACATTCCTGAGGTCAATTACCTTCTCATGCTGGCTTGTGTAGGGGTCACTCTCGGGTTCAAGACTACTACAAAGATTGGAAATGCATATG GGATTGCGGTGGTGTTCGTGATGACCCTCACCTCATCATTTCTGGTTCTTGTGATGATCATGATATGGAAAACCCATATCCTTCTTGTGATCTCATATGTTGTGGTCATTGGTAGCATTGAGCTTCTGTATCTAAGTTCAGTCCTTTACAAGTTTGATCAAGGCGGGTATCTACCCTTGGCCTTTGCCTTAGTTCTGATGACCATAATGTACATTTGGAATGATGTGTACCGGAGGAAATACTATTATGATCTGGATCACAAGATTTCTCCTGAGATGGTGAAGGAATTAGTAGCGAGCACACACTTTAGTAGAATACCAGGACTGGCCATCTTCTACTCTGAGCTTGTTCATGGCATCCCGCCCATCTTCAAGCATTACATGGAAAATGTGCCTGCCTTGCATTCAGTTCTTGTTTTCGTCTCAATCAAGTCTCTCCCCATAAGCAAGGTTCCAATGGAGGAACGATTCCTCTTCCGCAGGGTAAACCCAGACGATCTTTATGTGTTTCGGTGTGTGGTGAGGTATGGGTACACTGACGTGCGATCCGAGGAAGAGCCTTTTGAGAGATTGCTGGTTGAAAGATTGAAGGAGTTCATAAGAGAAGAGATGATGATGACCCCGACATTAACACACAGTAATGAAGACATGGTTTCTGGAGAGCTGCAAGATGGGTTGATTAATGGTGAGAAGGAGAGTGAAGAATCAAAGCAAATTGATGAAGAAAGGCGCCAAGAGGATGTTGACAAAGATATTGAAGCAATTGATAGAGCGGCACGAGCTGGTGTGGTGCACTTCATCGGTGAGAATGAGGTGATTGCAGAGAAGGGCTCCAAATTAGGGAAAAAAGTTTTGATAAATGTTGGCTATAATATCTTGAAGAAGAATTTGAGACAGACAGAAAAGGTGTTTGACATTCCACACAAACGTATGTTGAAAGTGGGAATGATCTATGAGCTTTGA
- the LOC100247725 gene encoding wee1-like protein kinase isoform X2: MKGTLARHLTVQLGQVSRCQNLLESESTVDNIDADVDDKDFILSQDFFCTPDYITPDGQNILNGLDCNKDNIPCPKSPEKLKTSRIKRKREDDTLLDSPNSTLFDQPILELEKDTFGTDEVKVEKAIVTGSQKNQSYVSQSAVALRCRVMPPPCLKNPYLKNASETDIDPFGNRRSKYSGFFPALIGGDGLSRYHTDFHEIEVLKRIDGCMYAVKHSTRPLHQDTERRKALMEVQALAVLGSHENIVGYYTSWFENEKLYIQMELCDHSLSIKRSSHLFTEGEVLEAMHQIAKALQFTHEKGIAHLDVKPDNIYVKDGVYKLGDFGCATLLDRSLPIDEGDARYMPQEILNDNYDHLDKVDMFSLGAAIYELIRGSHLPESGYQFLNLREGKLPLLPGYSLQFQNLLKAMLDPDPVQRPSAKELVENPIFDRLQRNAKTK, translated from the exons ATGAAGGGTACCCTAGCAAGGCATTTGACGGTTCAGCTAGGTCAAGTTTCTCGCTGCCAGAACCTTCTGGAATCGGAATCCACCGTCGATAACATCGACGCTGATGTCGACGACAAAGATTTCATTCTCAGCCAAGACTTCTTCTG CACTCCTGACTACATCACTCCTGATGgtcaaaatattttgaatggtCTGGATTGCAACAag GATAACATCCCGTGCCCCAAGTCTCCGGAGAAGCTAAAGACTTCAAGAATCAAAAGGAAGAGAGAGG ATGATACCTTATTAGATTCTCCCAATTCCACCTTGTTTGATCAACCAATATTGGAGCTAGAAAAAGACACTTTTGGTACGGATGAAGTTAAGGTGGAGAAAGCAATAGTAACTGGATCACAAAAGAATCAAAGTTATGTTTCACAATCTGCAGTTGCCTTACGGTGTCGGGTTATGCCCCCTCCTTGCTTAAAGAACCCATATCTGAAGAATGCTTCTGAAACTGACATAGATCCTTTTGGAAATCGAAGATCAAAATATTCAG GTTTTTTCCCTGCACTTATTGGTGGAGATGGCCTTTCCCGATATCACACAGATTTCCATGAGATTGAG GTTCTGAAGAGAATTGATGGTTGCATGTATGCAGTGAAACATAGCACAAGACCATTGCATCAAGACACAGAAAG GAGGAAAGCTTTGATGGAAGTTCAAGCTTTGGCAGTTTTAG GATCTCATGAAAACATTGTAGGTTACTACACTTCATGGTTTGAAAATGAGAAACTCTATATTCAAATGGAGCTTTGTGATCACAGCTTATCCATCAAGAGATCTTCCCACTTGTTCACAGAAGGGGAAGTCCTGGAAGCTATGCATCAg ATTGCCAAGGCCTTGCAATTTACACATGAGAAAGGAATAGCTCACCTAGATGTAAAACCTGATAACATTTATGTCAAAGATGGTGTTTACAAACTTGGTGATTTTGGTTGTGCAACACTTCTTGATAGAAGCCTTCCTATTGATGAAGGTGATGCGCGTTATATGCCACAAGAAATCTTGAATGACAACTACGACCATCTTGACAAGGTTGACATGTTCTCCTTGGGAGCTGCTATCTATGAACTTATTAGAGGCTCACACTTGCCTGAATCAGGATATCAGTTTTTGAATCTTAGAGAGGGAAAACTGCCACTTCTTCCTGGCTATTCTTTGCAATTCCAGAACTTACTCAAG GCAATGCTGGATCCAGATCCAGTTCAGCGGCCTTCAGCTAAAGAACTAGTagaaaatccaatttttgaCAGGCTCCAAAGAAATGCCAAAACCAAGTAA